A genomic region of Clarias gariepinus isolate MV-2021 ecotype Netherlands chromosome 23, CGAR_prim_01v2, whole genome shotgun sequence contains the following coding sequences:
- the olfml3b gene encoding olfactomedin-like protein 3A, which produces MTGVFKFLVILLGALATAQQQALMDYLERRLLAIEDRITLWHEQTSRYTSELRELKQQIITQLEGMDKNKEALRSELDAVGTRVERVEREMDYLETQNGAQPCVEADDKLVEQQVTVAKEKNKSKYAKLTDCSDMVSSIKGMKILKRVGDTKGMWTKDMGVSNGKVYLFNSTGDDKLYEFSSVREFTSSLGIAEGKTVELSSTWQGMGHAIYNNHLYYVKVNEEIRLVRFDLQKGSVKNSAVFPVENQLPVYTLNSETYIDLAVDEEGLWAIYATKNNEKHVSLAKVDPKTLVVEQMWDTPCPRENAEAAFVVCGTVYVVYNSKLPSRSRIQCVFDVSDMVTNDDAPTVYFPKRYGTHSSLKYSPLDQLIYAWDDGYQILYKLQMKKKLEV; this is translated from the exons ATGACAGGAGTTTTTAAATTCCTTGTTATTTTACTTGGTGCGCTGGCTACAGCACAGCAACAGGCCTTAATGGACTACTTAGAGAGAAGACTGCTCGCCATTGAG GACCGTATAACCCTATGGCATGAGCAGACAAGCCGCTACACTTCAGAACTACGGGAGCTCAAGCAGCAGATTATAACACAGCTGGAAGGTATGGACAAAAACAAAGAGGCACTGAGGAGTGAGCTGGATGCGGTGGGTACCCGTGTTGAGCGGGTGGAGCGTGAGATGGACTATCTTGAGACACAGAATGGTGCACAACCCTGTGTGGAAGCAGATGACAAGCTGGTGGAGCAGCAGGTGACTGTGGCAAAAGAGAAGAACAAGTCAAAATATGCCAAGCTCACAG ACTGCAGTGACATGGTCTCAAGCATTAAGGGCATGAAGATTCTCAAACGAGTTGGTGACACTAAAGGCATGTGGACAAAAGACATGGGTGTCTCCAATGGGAAGGTCTACCTCTTTAACAGTACAGGGGACGACAAACTCTATGAATTCAGTTCTGTGCGGGAGTTCACCTCTTCCTTAGGCATCGCAGAAGGCAAAACTGTCGAACTTTCCTCCACTTGGCAAGGTATGGGTCATGCTATCTACAACAACCATTTATATTACGTAAAGGTCAATGAGGAGATAAGGCTGGTGAGGTTTGACCTACAGAAAGGGTCTGTCAAGAACAGTGCTGTCTTCCCAGTGGAAAACCAGCTTCCAGTCTATACTCTCAATTCTGAGACCTACATTGACTTGGCTGTAGATGAAGAAGGTTTGTGGGCCATTTATGCTACAAAGAATAATGAGAAACATGTCTCATTAGCCAAGGTGGACCCAAAAACCCTGGTCGTCGAGCAGATGTGGGACACGCCTTGCCCAAGGGAAAATGCAGAGGCAGCTTTTGTAGTGTGCGGTACAGTCTATGTAGTCTACAACTCCAAGCTTCCTAGTCGCTCCCGTATTCAGTGTGTTTTTGATGTGAGTGATATGGTAACCAACGATGATGCTCCTACAGTGTATTTTCCGAAGCGTTATGGCACTCATTCCAGCCTAAAATACAGTCCCTTGGATCAGCTCATCTATGCTTGGGATGATGGCTACCAGATTCTTTACAAGTtacaaatgaagaaaaaactGGAAGTATAG